From one Botrytis cinerea B05.10 chromosome 7, complete sequence genomic stretch:
- the Bctif35 gene encoding Bctif35, whose protein sequence is MSRVANNRDWADDEDLEDSNELPQSTTTTNKDGTQTIVTWRFNDDGKKVKTTRRIRFTKVKEIVNPRVAERKSWGKFGLSQKDAAGPASDTTSVGENIIFRPSTNWRKDAKEEVSDAGAMKNKLKDKQVKCRICSGEHFTAKCPFKGTMAPLGEEGAVDVAAGHADTPEGPGGLGAGKSSYVPPHLRNGGTAGGERMGGGKFERDDLATLRVTNVSEMAEEQELRDMFERFGRVTRVFLAKDRETGLAKGFAFISFQERSDAAKACEKMDGYGFKHLILRVEFAKKAS, encoded by the exons atgtcTAGAGTCGCAAA TAATCGCGATTGGGCCGATGATGAGGATCTCGAGGATTCTAACGAGCTCCCACAGTCAACCACCACTACCAACAAAGATGGCACACAAACGATTGTAACCTGGAGATTCAAcgatgatggaaagaaggtcAAGACTACTCGCCGCATCAGATTCACGAAAGTCAAAGAAATCGTGAACCCAAGGGTCGCTGAGAGAAAATCCTGGGGCAAATTCGGATTATCCCAAAAGGATGCTGCAGGG CCTGCTTCGGATACAACCAGTGTAGGAGAGAACATTATATTCAGACCAAGCACAAACTGGAGAAAGGACGCCAAGGAGGAGGTCTCGGATGCCGGAGCCATGAAGAACAAGTTGAAGGACAAGCAAGTCAAATGTCGTATTTGTAGCGGAGAGCATTTCACAGCTAAGTGTCCTTTCAAAGGTACCATGGCACCTTTGGGCGAGGAAGGGGCAGTCGATGTCGCAGCTGGTCACGCAGATACTCCAGAGGGTCCAGGTGGCCTTGGTGCTGGCAAATCTTCATACGTACCACCTCATCTCAGAAATGGCGGTACCGCTGGTGGTGAGAGAATGGGTGGCGGCAAGTTCGAGAGGGATGATTTGGCTACTTTACGTGTCACTAAC GTGTCAGAAATGGCCGAGGAACAAGAACTTCGGGATATGTTCGAACGTTTCGGCAGAGTCACAAGAGTTTTCTTGGCGAAGGACCGAGAAACTGGTTTGGCAAAGGGCTTTGCATTTATTAGTTTCCAGGAAAGATCAGATGCTGCAAAGGCTTGCGAAAAAATGGACGGTTATGGTTTCAAGCATTTGATTTTACGAGTCGAGTTTGCAAAGAAGGCTTCATAG
- the Bccdc36 gene encoding Bccdc36 has translation MNRPGVGPQAMRGIPNGFPNQQQMQNRNVSNRIPPSGKMTNNGATWAFGGVPMGGAGLGNPRPNNGPMASFAQTIGGSSQPATPLDLSEFPSLSGNQPQHNQSTWGAAGARNIGPANIRLQQSAGLSAQHAAQQQQQQDELFNSSTQLSNNSGGFRFGAQNAVGQSSQPRSADDFPPLGNSNGEIGQDRSSGLLQNVGFGAGGGLGFGSNNPPQQARSNGLLNALSTGGRVAPGNRIDSPASLSGPSTNRSPIDSSRQGLPRLGENEVGSFPDTNFGSSNPIPLREDDNQQFNMPTTTNSRPDGPSTLTQAQELDPSSLSRSADNADSKVQDPLAHMSDTDRFGLKGFSYMMNNFPDYAALVTGTDISHLGLDLNSEQPISSQIYSLWDNEPPRPDVARFNLPECYRVLNVAPLESKMPNFNEEALLFMFYSNPGDKQQLMAARELGNRNWRYHKKMQVWLTKDDLMVPRQLTQQMEQGYYIFFDVKTWSRQRREFTLSYDDLERVEDRF, from the exons ATGAATCGACCAG GTGTAGGACCGCAGGCCATGCGTGGCATACCCAATGGATTCCCAAATCAACAGCAGATGCAGAACAGGAACGTATCAAATAGGATACCACCTAGTGGGAAAATGA CAAACAATGGAGCGACGTGGGCATTTGGAGGTGTACCGATGGGGGGAGCAGGTCTAGGAAATCCACGTCCAAACAATGGACCTATGGCAAGCTTTGCACAAACAATAGGAGGATCTTCACAACCAGCAACACCATTAGATTTGTC TGAATTTCCCTCACTATCAGGAAATCAGCCACAGCACAACCAGTCAACATGGGGAGCGGCAGGAGCGCGTAATATTGGCCCAGCAAATATACGTTTACAGCAATCAGCTGGATTATCCGCACAACATGCTgcacagcaacaacagcagcaagaCGAGCTCTTCAACTCATCAACTCAATTATCGAACAATTCGGGGGGGTTCAGATTTGGGGCTCAAAATGCAGTTGGTCAGTCTTCACAACCAAGAAGCGCAGATGATTTCCCACCTCTGGGCAATTCGAATGGAGAGATCGGCCAAGATCGAAGTTCTGGTCTATTACAAAATGTAGGGTTTGGAGCTGGTggtggattgggatttggttCTAATAACCCACCGCAGCAAGCCAGGAGTAATGGCCTTTTAAATGCATTATCTACTGGTGGTCGAGTGGCACCAGGTAATAGAATTGATTCACCAGCAAGTTTGTCAG GCCCATCCACAAATAGATCTCCAATAGACTCCAGCCGGCAAGGTTTACCACGCCTTGGAGAGAATGAAGTCGGG AGCTTTCCAGACACTAATTTTGGCTCTTCAAATCCAATACCACTCAGAGAAGACGACAATCAACAATTTAATATGCCCACGACAACCAACTCGCGACCAGATGGTCCATCAACCCTGACCCAAGCACAAGAACTCGACCCTAGTTCTCTATCAAGAAGTGCTGATAACGCGGACTCAAAAGTACAAGATCCATTAGCTCACATGAGTGATACCGACAGATTTGGACTCAAGGGATTTTCCTACATGATGAACAATTTTCCGGACTATGCTGCTCTTGTTACTGGAACTGACATCAGCCACCTGGGTCTCGATCTAAATTCTGAGCA ACCTATCTCAAGCCAAATTTACTCTCTATGGGACAACGAGCCCCCGCGACCAGATGTCGCTCGTTTCAACCTACCTGAATGTTATCGTGTTCTTAATGTTGCTCCCCTCGAAAGCAAGATGCCTAATTTTAACGAAGAAGCCCTACTGTTTATGTTCTACAGTAATCCGGGTGACAAGCAGCAGCTTATGGCAGCTAGGGAGCT TGGCAATAGGAATTGGCGTTATCATAAAAAGATGCAAGTTTGGCTTACCAAGGATGATTTGATGGTTCCCCGTCAACTCACCCAACAGATGGAGCAAGGCTATTACATCTTTTTCGATGTAAAGACTTGGTCAAGACAACGA CGGGAATTCACATTATCTtatgatgatttggaaagagTCGAAGATCGGTTTTAA
- the Bcsmc2 gene encoding Bcsmc2: MRVVEVIIDGFKSYAVRTVISGWDESFNSITGLNGSGKSNILDSICFVLGITNMTTVRAQNLQDLIYKRGQAGVTKASVTIVFDNRDKKKSPIGFEEYAQISVTRQIVLGGTSKYLINGHRAQQQTVQNLFQSVQLNINNPNFLIMQGRITKVLNMKAVEILAMIEEAAGTRMFEDRRDKAFKTMAKKEMKVQEITELLKEEIEPKLEKLRTEKRAFLDYQQTQNDLERLTRVVVAHDYLKNQEKVAQSANDLDLKKQRAIELEESANRLKSEISFLEEDIKRVKAQREKELKKGGKSSALEEEVKKYSHELVRLATVMDLKKSSMAEEQERKLATQKTVSEMESLLKQKTKVYEKVQSQYDKAKEDLEKQNLEAETKEELLQTLQTGVASKEGQESGYQGQLQDARNRMSAASTEQEQAKLKITHLEKRIKEEEPRSKKAKEQNAGLLGDLEGLRSEAQKLEKELQKLGFEAGKEDDMYKQESTIQQNIRRIREQTDVLKRKVANVDFNYADPTPNFDRSKVKGLVAQLFTIDKNHTAAGTALEICAGGRLYNVVVDTEVTGTQLLQNGKLRKRVTIIPLNKIAAFRASAEKIGAAQRIAPGKVDLALSLVGYDEEVSTAMDYVFGNTLICADAATAKRVTFDPSVRMKSITLEGDSYDPSGTLSGGSSPNSSGVLVTMQKLNELNKELRSQEKELADLQATIAREKKKMDQARKIKQELDLKSHEVKLTEEQIGSNSSSSIIQEIENMKASIIQLKQDLVEAKKRQDEATKDIKRIEKDMKEFDSNKDGKLVELQSSLDSLRKALTKNSAAVKALHKELQSAQMDTEQVGGDLSNAQEQLQEVEQTLKAQEEEITSLVSEQAKVKDSHDISQAHLDDERAKLTGFDDELHSLEQASRSKASRITEEGLEMQKLGHQIEKFHKEQQVAVQTVSHMEQEHEWIADEKDNFGRTGTPYDFKSQNIAECKSTLRNLTERSQGMKKKINPKVMNMIESVEKKEIALKNMMKTVIRDKKKIEETISSLDEYKKKALQETWQKVNKNFGQIFAELLPGSFAKLDPPEGKTIADGLEVKVSLGKVWKQSLTELSGGQRSLIALSLIMALLQFNPAPIYILDEVDAALDLSHTQNIGRLIKTRFGGSQFIVVSLKDGMFQNANRIFRTRFSEGTSVVQSLTAADFN; this comes from the exons ATGAGGGTAGTAGAAGTCATTATAGAT GGTTTCAAATCGTACGCTGTGCGTACTGTAATTTCAGGATG GGATGAGAGTTTCAATTCGATTACTGGTCTGAACGGTAGTGGTAAATCAAATATCCTCGACTCAATATGTTTTGTTCTTGGTATTACGAATATGACAACAGTTCGGGCGCAAAATCTTCAG GATCTGATATATAAACGTGGACAAGCCGGAGTAACGAAAGCTAGTGTGACAATCGTTTTCGACAATAGAGACAAGAAGAAATCGCCCATTGGATTTGAGGAATATGCTCAAATCAGTGTTACTCGACAAATTGTCCTGGGAGGTACCAGCAAATATCTGATAAATGGACATCGAGCACAACAACAAACTGTGCAAAACCTCTTCCAATCCGTCCagctcaatatcaacaacccCAATTTCTTGATTATGCAAGGACGAATCACAAAAGTGTTGAACATGAAAGCGGTAGAAATTCTTGCCATGATTGAAGAGGCAGCAGGGACACGAATGTTCGAGGATAGGAGAGACAAGGCTTTCAAGACAATGGctaagaaagaaatgaaggtTCAAGAGATCACTGAGttattgaaagaagaaatcgagCCAAAGTTGGAAAAGCTGCGGACGGAGAAACGGGCTTTCCTGGATTATCAACAAACACAGAACGATCTGGAGAGACTCACAAGAGTGGTGGTGGCGCATGATTACttgaagaatcaagaaaagGTTGCTCAATCAGCTAATGATCTCGATCTCAAGAAACAACGGGCAATAGAATTGGAGGAATCTGCGAATCGATTGAAAAGCGAAATCTCATTCCTGGAAGAAGATATCAAACGGGTAAAGGCACAACGGGAGAAAGAACTAAAGAAGGGTGGAAAATCCTCGGCTTTAGAAGAAGAGGTTAAGAAGTATTCTCATGAATTGGTTCGACTTGCGACGGTCATGGATCTGAAAAAATCAAGTATGGCGGAAGAGCAGGAACGAAAGTTGGCAACGCAAAAGACGGTTTCCGAGATGGAATCATTACTCAAACAAAAAACCAAGGTTTACGAAAAAGTACAATCACAATACGACAAGGCCAAGGAAGATTTAGAGAAGCAAAACTTAGAAGCCGAGACAAAAGAGGAGCTTTTGCAAACTTTACAAACTGGTGTCGCATCCAAGGAAGGTCAAGAGAGTGGATATCAAGGACAATTACAAGATGCAAGGAATCGAATGAGTGCTGCATCTACCGAGCAAGAACAAGCCAAATTGAAGATCACTCATCTTGAGAAGcgaatcaaagaagaagagccaAGGTCGAAAAAGGCTAAAGAGCAGAATGCTGGACTACTTGGAGACCTTGAGGGATTACGATCTGAAGCTCAGAAACTCGAAAAGGAGCTTCAAAAATTGGGCTTCGAAGCAGGCAAGGAGGATGATATGTACAAGCAAGAATCGACTATTCAGCAGAATATTCGAAGAATTCGAGAACAGACAGATGTATTGAAACGTAAAGTAGCAAATGTGGACTTCAATTACGCAGATCCTACTCCAAATTTCGATAGATCGAAAGTTAAGGGTTTGGTGGCTCAACTTTTCACAATCGACAAGAACCACACAGCTGCGGGAACAGCTCTCGAAATTTGTGCAGGTGGCCGATTGTACAATGTTGTCGTTGACACAGAAGTTACCGGTACTCAATTACttcaaaatggaaaattaAGGAAGCGAGTCACTATTATACCCCTGAACAAGATTGCCGCTTTCCGAGCCTCAGCAGAAAAGATTGGTGCTGCTCAAAGAATTGCCCCTGGCAAGGTCGATCTCGCACTATCCTTAGTCGGATACGATGAAGAAGTTTCGACTGCTATGGATTACGTATTCGGAAACACTCTCATCTGCGCAGATGCTGCTACGGCTAAGCGGGTTACATTTGATCCTTCTGTTCGTATGAAGAGTATTACATTAGAAGGTGACTCTTATGATCCATCTGGTACATTGTCTGGAGGTAGTTCTCCCAACTCAAGCGGAGTTCTAGTCACTATGCAGAAGTTAAATGAGCTTAACAAAGAACTCAGATCACAAGAGAAAGAGTTGGCTGATCTTCAGGCCACCATTGccagagagaagaagaagatggaccAAGCACGAAAGATCAAACAAGAATTAGATCTCAAATCTCACGAGGTCAAGCTTACAGAAGAACAAATCGGAAGCAACTCCTCCTCGTCCATTATCcaagagattgagaatatGAAGGCTAGCATTATTCAACTCAAGCAGGACCTGGTCGAAGCAAAGAAACGACAGGATGAAGCCacaaaagatatcaaacGTATTGAGAAGGATATGAAAGAGTTTGACAGCAACAAAGATGGCAAGCTCGTTGAGTTGCAAAGCTCTCTTGATTCTTTAAGGAAAGCACTCACCAAGAACTCTGCGGCTGTCAAGGCACTGCATAAAGAGTTGCAAAGTGCCCAGATGGACACGGAACAAGTTGGAGGTGATCTTTCAAATGCTCAAGAACAACTCCAAGAAGTCGAGCAAACATTAAAGGCccaggaagaagaaattacAAGTTTAGTCTCTGAGCAGGCCAAGGTCAAG GATTCGCATGATATCTCACAGGCACATCTCGACGATGAACGAGCTAAATTAACaggatttgatgatgaattacATTCTCTTGAGCAagcatcaagatcaaaagcTTCTCGCATTACCGAAGAAGGTTTAGAGATGCAAAAACTTGGCCATCAGATTGAGAAGTTCCACAAAGAGCAACAAGTGGCCGTGCAAACAGTATCCCACATGGAACAGGAGCACGAATGGATTGCTGACGAGAAAGACAATTTTGGTCGAACTGGAACTCCCTACGATTTCAAGAGTCAAAATATCGCAGAATGTAAATCTACATTGAGGAATCTTACCGAGCGCTCTCAAgggatgaaaaagaagatcaaTCCTAAGGTCATGAACATGATTGAAAGTgttgaaaagaaggaaattgCACTTAAGAACATGATGAAAACCGTCATCagagataagaagaagattgaagaaactATTAGCAGTCTTGATGAGTACAAGAAGAAAGCTTTGCAAGAGACATGGCAGAAGGTTAATAAAAATTTCGGACAAATCTTTGCCGAATTATTACCAGGCAGTTTTGCAAAGTTGGATCCTCCTGAAGGAAAGACTATCGCGGATGGTTTAGAAGTCAAGGTGTCTCTTGGTAAAGTTTGGAAACAGAGTTTAACAGAATTGAGTGGTGGACAAAG ATCACTAATTGCACTTTCACTCATCATGGCTCTGTTACAATTCAACCCAGCCCCAATCTATATTCTCGATGAAGTAGATGCTGCGCTTGATTTGTCACATACGCAAAATATTGGCCGTTTGATCAAAACTCGTTTTGGTGGCAGTCAATTTATTGTTGTTAGTTTGAAAGATGGCATGTTCCAAAATGCGAATCGCATTTTTAGAACGAGGTTTAGTGAAGGAACGAGTGTGGTGCAGAGTTTGACGGCAGCAGATTTTAATTGA